The following are encoded together in the Actinoplanes sp. N902-109 genome:
- a CDS encoding S9 family peptidase — protein MTTDMPTTPPAVRQVPTGRTFHGDTVTDEFSWLADKENPEVIAYLEAENAWTARATAHLEPLQTTIFEEIKGRTQETDLSVPQRKGAFWYYTRTVQGKQYGIQCRVPAAAAEVTPPTTGDGTPLPGEQVLLDGNELAEGKNFFALGTFDVTPDGNRLAYSVDFDGDERFVLRVKDLVTGETLPDEVPDTFYGSAWSADGSTLFYITVDDAWRPYRVWRHTVGQAAADDVVVFEEPDERFWVGVELTRSEKFIVIDTNSKVTSEVRVIAAEDPTAEPAVIRERVQGVEYSIEHHGHRFLILHNENAEDFALAYTSVDNPGDWVELIPHSPGTRLESVDAFQRHIVVSLRRDGLTGLRVLTDGSTDSYDMEFPEPLHSVGLSGNPEYDTNIVRISYTSMVTPDSVYDVDLISRAMELRKQKPVLGGYDPQQYEQFREWAIADDGTKVPISIVARKDLPRDGSAPLLLYGYGSYEISIDPYFSVARLSMLDRGMVYAIAHVRGGGEMGRAWYENGKMLTKRNTFTDFIACARTLARSSWTSADRIVARGGSAGGLLMGAIANLAPDAFAGIVAQVPFVDPLTSILDPSLPLTVTEWEEWGNPLENPDVYAYLKSYSPYENVTKQRYPKILAVTSINDTRVLYHEPAKWVARLRATAPDGSYLLKTEMGAGHGGPSGRYDSWKEEAFVLAWTLDTVGLA, from the coding sequence GTGACGACTGACATGCCCACCACACCGCCCGCGGTGCGCCAGGTGCCCACCGGGCGCACCTTCCACGGCGACACCGTCACGGATGAGTTCTCCTGGCTCGCCGACAAGGAGAACCCGGAGGTCATCGCCTATCTCGAGGCGGAGAACGCGTGGACCGCGCGGGCCACCGCCCACCTGGAGCCGCTGCAGACCACGATCTTCGAGGAGATCAAGGGCCGCACCCAGGAGACCGACCTCTCGGTGCCGCAGCGCAAGGGCGCCTTCTGGTATTACACCCGCACGGTGCAGGGCAAGCAGTACGGCATCCAGTGCCGCGTCCCCGCCGCGGCCGCGGAGGTGACCCCGCCGACCACCGGCGACGGCACCCCGTTGCCCGGCGAGCAGGTGCTGCTGGACGGCAACGAACTGGCCGAGGGCAAGAACTTCTTCGCGCTCGGCACGTTCGACGTCACCCCGGACGGCAACCGGCTGGCCTACTCGGTCGACTTCGACGGCGACGAGCGGTTCGTCCTGCGGGTCAAGGATCTGGTCACCGGCGAGACGCTGCCCGACGAGGTGCCGGACACGTTCTACGGCAGCGCGTGGTCCGCGGACGGCTCGACGCTGTTCTACATCACGGTCGACGATGCCTGGCGGCCCTATCGGGTCTGGCGGCACACCGTCGGCCAGGCCGCGGCCGACGACGTGGTGGTGTTCGAGGAGCCCGACGAGCGGTTCTGGGTGGGTGTCGAGCTCACCCGCAGCGAGAAGTTCATCGTCATCGACACCAACAGCAAGGTCACGTCCGAGGTACGGGTGATCGCGGCCGAGGACCCCACCGCCGAGCCCGCCGTGATCCGCGAACGGGTGCAGGGCGTCGAGTATTCGATCGAGCACCACGGGCATCGCTTCCTGATCCTGCACAACGAGAACGCCGAGGACTTCGCGCTGGCGTACACGTCCGTGGACAACCCCGGCGACTGGGTGGAGCTGATCCCGCACTCCCCGGGCACCCGGCTGGAGTCCGTCGACGCCTTCCAGCGGCACATCGTCGTCTCGCTGCGCCGGGACGGCCTGACCGGGCTGCGGGTGCTGACCGACGGCAGCACCGACAGCTACGACATGGAGTTCCCCGAGCCGCTGCACAGCGTCGGGCTCAGCGGCAACCCCGAGTACGACACCAACATCGTGCGGATCAGCTACACCTCGATGGTCACGCCCGATTCGGTGTACGACGTCGACCTGATCTCCCGGGCGATGGAGCTGCGCAAGCAGAAGCCGGTGCTCGGTGGTTACGACCCGCAGCAGTACGAGCAGTTCCGTGAGTGGGCGATCGCCGACGACGGCACCAAGGTGCCGATCTCGATCGTCGCGCGCAAGGACCTGCCGCGGGACGGTTCGGCGCCGCTGCTGCTGTACGGCTACGGCTCGTACGAGATCAGCATCGATCCGTACTTCTCGGTGGCCCGGCTCTCGATGCTGGACCGGGGCATGGTCTACGCCATCGCCCATGTGCGCGGCGGCGGTGAGATGGGCCGCGCCTGGTACGAGAACGGCAAGATGCTCACCAAGCGCAACACGTTCACCGACTTCATCGCATGTGCGCGCACCCTGGCCCGGTCCTCGTGGACCAGCGCCGACCGGATCGTGGCCCGTGGCGGTTCGGCGGGCGGCCTGCTGATGGGCGCGATCGCCAACCTGGCTCCGGACGCCTTCGCCGGCATCGTGGCGCAGGTGCCGTTCGTGGACCCGCTGACCTCGATCCTCGACCCGTCGCTGCCGCTGACGGTGACCGAGTGGGAGGAGTGGGGCAATCCGCTGGAAAACCCGGACGTCTACGCGTACCTGAAGTCGTACAGCCCCTACGAGAACGTCACGAAGCAGCGATACCCGAAGATCCTGGCGGTGACCAGCATCAACGACACCCGGGTGCTGTATCACGAGCCGGCCAAGTGGGTCGCGCGGCTGCGGGCCACCGCGCCCGATGGTTCGTACCTGCTGAAGACCGAGATGGGCGCCGGGCACGGCGGTCCGAGCGGGCGCTACGACTCGTGGAAGGAAGAGGCGTTCGTCCTCGCCTGGACCCTGGACACCGTGGGTCTCGCCTGA
- a CDS encoding FAD-binding oxidoreductase has translation MDSQRPRLPAREPVLRALIDICGPDFARPARLADTVTGRRASFVAAPATARAVADTMRLAAERGLAVVPRGSGSKLDWGKPPPGVDLILDTARLDGIWHHDVAAGTAEIATGTGIRAIQAALALRGQRIAIDPPSAAATLGGVLACNEAGPLRHRFGTPAAQVHKVTYVTPAGEVAESDGEHGAPGIAEITGVLIAATVHLEPLPQTRRWVTVPVAAPRDVPAMLDAARDFQPSAIEIDLPTPAGERVPGTLAVLLEGEPTGTVQRAKSLAAAWGATAVMSSTAPRWWGRYPFEAGDIALRITVPMGELQAAFYALSDATGLPVPIRGSAGRGAMHAMLPGTMTPHRVEGILDAVRGVLLARDGRCVAISAPPATAGRIDMAEPRDLF, from the coding sequence ATGGATTCGCAGCGACCGCGCCTTCCCGCGCGTGAGCCGGTGCTCCGGGCCCTGATCGACATCTGCGGCCCGGATTTCGCCCGGCCGGCCCGCCTGGCCGACACCGTGACCGGTCGCCGGGCCAGCTTCGTCGCCGCACCGGCCACTGCCCGCGCCGTGGCCGACACCATGCGCCTCGCCGCCGAGCGGGGTCTGGCTGTCGTCCCGCGTGGCTCCGGTTCCAAGCTCGACTGGGGCAAACCGCCACCCGGGGTCGACCTGATCCTCGACACCGCCCGGCTCGACGGCATCTGGCACCACGACGTCGCCGCCGGCACGGCCGAGATCGCCACCGGCACCGGCATCCGGGCCATCCAGGCGGCGCTCGCCCTGCGCGGCCAGCGGATCGCCATCGACCCGCCGTCGGCCGCGGCCACCCTCGGCGGCGTGCTCGCCTGCAACGAGGCGGGCCCGCTGCGCCACCGGTTCGGCACCCCCGCCGCCCAGGTGCACAAGGTGACCTATGTGACGCCTGCCGGCGAGGTGGCGGAGTCCGACGGCGAGCACGGCGCCCCCGGCATCGCCGAGATCACCGGCGTGCTCATCGCCGCGACGGTGCACCTCGAGCCGCTGCCGCAGACCCGTCGCTGGGTGACCGTGCCGGTGGCAGCCCCCCGGGACGTGCCGGCCATGCTGGATGCCGCCCGGGATTTCCAGCCCAGCGCGATCGAGATCGACCTGCCCACACCCGCCGGTGAGCGCGTGCCGGGCACGCTGGCGGTGCTCCTCGAGGGCGAGCCGACCGGCACCGTCCAGCGGGCAAAGAGCCTGGCCGCGGCGTGGGGTGCCACGGCGGTGATGTCCTCGACCGCACCACGCTGGTGGGGCCGCTACCCGTTCGAGGCGGGCGACATCGCGCTGCGCATCACCGTGCCGATGGGCGAGTTGCAGGCCGCGTTCTACGCCCTGTCCGACGCGACCGGCCTGCCGGTGCCGATCCGGGGTTCGGCCGGCCGGGGCGCCATGCACGCGATGCTGCCGGGCACGATGACCCCCCACCGCGTCGAGGGCATCCTGGACGCGGTCCGAGGCGTCCTGCTGGCGCGCGACGGCCGCTGCGTCGCCATCTCGGCACCCCCGGCCACCGCCGGTCGCATCGACATGGCCGAGCCCCGCGACCTGTTCTGA
- a CDS encoding MarR family winged helix-turn-helix transcriptional regulator, with amino-acid sequence MSTLSARLGYLFKHAALRLEELHREALAPFDVDGRELGVLIVVASDEPPSQHQVAQRLGVDRTTMVAMLDTLERKGLLSRHPHAHDRRRNIVELTEHGKDTLLRATQASDAAEQQLLAPLSAADQQRLRDALHLIVND; translated from the coding sequence ATGTCTACGTTGAGTGCGCGCCTGGGGTATCTGTTCAAGCACGCCGCCCTGCGCCTGGAGGAACTGCACCGGGAGGCCCTGGCGCCGTTCGACGTCGACGGGCGCGAGCTGGGCGTGCTGATCGTGGTCGCGAGCGACGAGCCGCCGTCCCAGCACCAGGTGGCCCAGCGGCTGGGCGTCGACCGCACGACAATGGTCGCCATGCTCGACACGCTGGAGCGCAAAGGCCTGCTCAGCCGGCACCCACACGCGCACGACCGGCGCCGCAACATCGTCGAGCTGACCGAACACGGCAAGGACACCCTGCTGCGCGCCACCCAGGCCAGCGATGCGGCCGAGCAGCAACTGCTGGCCCCGCTCAGCGCCGCCGATCAGCAACGCCTGCGGGACGCCCTGCACCTGATCGTCAACGACTGA
- a CDS encoding NAD(P)-dependent oxidoreductase — translation MILVTGGLGFIGSHTVQALLDAGEDCVLVQRRAGAAPVGRFSRAVQVEQGDVADPATLHSIGKRHRITGIVHLAGSMPWPAGDDAPIEAARRALGGLFNILQAAEDWGVRRVGIASTIGVYAGAPAEGALTEDLPLPMASFHVIPTFKKIGELLNAHLATVTGLDIVNYRISGTWGPLGHADPFFPAPELIHAAAAGRPADLSGLAHQPHLEDALDLCYVKDTGRAMALLQIADKLNHRTYNVASGRATSNAEVIAAIKKVVPDARIDLPAGGSGQSNHLDITRLHEDTGYRPEYDTERAAADYLAWLRAGNER, via the coding sequence ATGATTCTGGTGACCGGAGGACTTGGGTTCATCGGCAGCCACACCGTGCAGGCGCTGCTCGATGCGGGCGAGGACTGCGTGCTCGTGCAGCGGCGGGCGGGTGCGGCGCCGGTCGGCCGCTTCAGCCGGGCGGTGCAGGTCGAGCAGGGTGACGTGGCCGATCCGGCGACCCTGCACAGCATCGGCAAGCGGCACCGCATCACCGGGATCGTGCACCTCGCGGGCTCGATGCCGTGGCCGGCCGGCGACGACGCCCCGATCGAGGCCGCGCGCCGGGCGCTCGGCGGGCTGTTCAACATCCTGCAGGCCGCCGAGGACTGGGGTGTGCGGCGGGTGGGCATCGCGAGCACGATCGGCGTCTACGCCGGCGCGCCGGCCGAGGGGGCGCTCACCGAGGATCTGCCGTTGCCCATGGCGTCGTTCCACGTGATCCCGACGTTCAAGAAGATCGGTGAGTTGCTCAACGCGCACCTGGCCACGGTGACCGGTCTGGACATCGTCAACTACCGGATCTCCGGCACGTGGGGGCCGCTCGGGCACGCCGATCCGTTCTTCCCGGCGCCCGAGCTGATCCATGCCGCCGCGGCGGGCCGGCCCGCCGATCTGTCCGGCCTGGCCCACCAGCCGCACCTCGAAGACGCGCTCGACCTCTGCTACGTCAAGGACACCGGCCGGGCGATGGCGCTGCTGCAGATCGCCGACAAGCTGAACCACCGGACGTACAACGTCGCCTCCGGCCGCGCCACCAGCAACGCGGAGGTCATCGCCGCGATCAAGAAGGTGGTGCCGGATGCGCGGATCGACCTGCCTGCGGGCGGCAGCGGGCAGAGCAATCACCTCGACATCACGCGGCTGCACGAGGACACGGGATATCGGCCCGAGTACGACACCGAGCGCGCCGCCGCGGACTACCTCGCCTGGCTACGAGCGGGCAACGAGCGCTGA
- a CDS encoding dihydrofolate reductase family protein, with amino-acid sequence MVFLVAMTQYYTATSVDGYTADSDNSLEWLFEVDEGTDNPFGAFFSNVGAFAMGATTYEWVLRNDNVIEEPENWHEMYGDVPCWVFTHRELPLVPDANIFMVSGDVRRVHHAMTVAAQGRNVWLAGGGDLVAEFADAGLLDEIILAVAPVLLGSGTPLLPRRLSAQQLALTHVTQMGQFAYLTYAVGNLATLGRHLAADALAHPGASALVARS; translated from the coding sequence ATGGTGTTTCTCGTGGCGATGACTCAGTACTACACGGCGACCAGCGTCGACGGGTACACCGCGGACTCCGACAACTCGCTCGAATGGTTGTTCGAGGTGGACGAGGGCACGGACAACCCCTTCGGCGCCTTCTTCTCGAACGTTGGCGCGTTCGCCATGGGCGCGACCACCTACGAATGGGTGCTCCGCAACGACAACGTCATCGAGGAGCCGGAGAACTGGCACGAGATGTACGGCGACGTGCCCTGCTGGGTCTTCACCCACCGCGAGCTGCCCCTCGTGCCGGACGCCAACATCTTCATGGTCAGCGGGGACGTCCGCCGGGTCCACCACGCCATGACGGTGGCCGCCCAGGGCCGCAACGTCTGGCTGGCCGGCGGCGGCGACCTGGTGGCCGAGTTCGCCGACGCGGGCCTGCTCGACGAGATCATCCTGGCGGTCGCCCCGGTCCTGCTGGGCTCGGGCACCCCGCTGCTCCCGCGCCGGCTCTCGGCCCAGCAACTGGCCCTGACCCACGTCACCCAGATGGGCCAGTTCGCCTATCTCACCTATGCGGTCGGCAACCTCGCCACCCTCGGCCGCCACCTGGCCGCCGACGCGCTGGCCCACCCCGGCGCGTCAGCGCTCGTTGCCCGCTCGTAG
- a CDS encoding dihydrofolate reductase family protein, with product MPKTQYYTATSIDGFIADQDNSLDWLFEADDDSSDENPFASFFAGVGAFAMGATTYEWVLEHEDLLGEPLKWKNYYGDTPAWVFTHRSLPPIPGADLTFVEGDVRPVHEAMTAAAGGKNLWVVGGGDLAGAFADAGLLDELILGVAPVTLGAGAPLLPRRLTSARLRLAGLRQVGRFAYLTYELT from the coding sequence GTGCCCAAGACGCAGTACTACACCGCGACCAGCATCGACGGCTTCATCGCCGACCAGGACAACTCGCTGGACTGGCTCTTCGAGGCGGACGACGACAGCTCGGACGAGAACCCGTTCGCGAGCTTCTTCGCCGGTGTCGGGGCGTTCGCGATGGGCGCGACCACCTACGAATGGGTGCTCGAGCACGAGGACCTGCTGGGTGAGCCGCTGAAGTGGAAGAACTACTACGGCGACACCCCGGCCTGGGTGTTCACGCACCGGTCGCTGCCACCGATCCCCGGGGCCGACCTGACCTTCGTCGAGGGTGACGTCCGCCCGGTCCACGAGGCGATGACCGCGGCGGCCGGCGGGAAGAACCTGTGGGTCGTCGGCGGCGGCGACCTGGCCGGCGCCTTCGCCGACGCCGGGCTGCTCGACGAGCTGATCCTCGGGGTGGCACCGGTGACGCTCGGCGCCGGGGCTCCGCTGCTGCCCCGGCGGCTGACCTCGGCCCGGCTCCGGCTGGCCGGCCTGCGGCAGGTCGGCCGGTTCGCGTACCTGACATACGAGCTCACCTGA